From the genome of Arvicola amphibius chromosome 9, mArvAmp1.2, whole genome shotgun sequence, one region includes:
- the LOC119823411 gene encoding small ubiquitin-related modifier 2-like isoform X2 translates to MADKKPKEGVKTENNDRINLKVAGQDGSVVQIKIKRHTPLSKLMKAYCERQDTPAQLEMEDEDTIDEFQQQTGGVY, encoded by the exons ATGGCTGACAAGAAACCCAAGGAAGGAGTCAAGACCGAGAACAACGACCGTATTAATTTGAAGGTGGCGGGGCAGGATGGCTCTGTGGTGCAGATTAAAATTAAGAGGCATACACCACTTAGTAAACTAATGAAAGCCTATTGTGAACGACAGG ACACACCTGCACAGCTGGAAATGGAGGATGAAGATACAATTGATGAGTTCCAGCAGCAGACAGGAGGTGTCTACTAA
- the LOC119823411 gene encoding small ubiquitin-related modifier 2-like isoform X1, protein MADKKPKEGVKTENNDRINLKVAGQDGSVVQIKIKRHTPLSKLMKAYCERQGLSMRQIRFRFDGQPINETDTPAQLEMEDEDTIDEFQQQTGGVY, encoded by the coding sequence ATGGCTGACAAGAAACCCAAGGAAGGAGTCAAGACCGAGAACAACGACCGTATTAATTTGAAGGTGGCGGGGCAGGATGGCTCTGTGGTGCAGATTAAAATTAAGAGGCATACACCACTTAGTAAACTAATGAAAGCCTATTGTGAACGACAGGGTTTGTCAATGAGGCAGATCAGATTCCGGTTTGATGGGCAGCCTATCAATGAAACAGACACACCTGCACAGCTGGAAATGGAGGATGAAGATACAATTGATGAGTTCCAGCAGCAGACAGGAGGTGTCTACTAA